One window from the genome of Streptomyces cadmiisoli encodes:
- a CDS encoding amidohydrolase family protein, which yields MIIDIHGHLSPPEAAERFPMPPSLTDVDGMLAARAQAGIDLTIIGSPVGAGAMARVPGIDNYAQPRDRLRGFHAWMSGLIAKFPDQLRGYVYANPFGDDDHLEGVRETLQDPAFVGLITTSSVHGELLGSPRADSFFALAAEAGVPVLVHAPAEPVGTERVDDFSFVEQIGRFGDLTVGMAMIAFAGWLDKYPGLRLIGATGGGAMALLPERLQTAARPRHWAGGAPPSGRPADRKPGTAPPAAGAAKPASHGAMAPSADPIAALRRMYVDTSPFSAAHLSLNAEVLGPERMLFGTDSPPMAAPLEDFVRMIEKLPVDKASQQRILGGNAEALFDLRSRP from the coding sequence ATGATCATCGACATCCACGGGCATCTGTCCCCACCGGAAGCGGCCGAACGCTTCCCCATGCCCCCCAGCCTGACCGACGTCGACGGCATGCTCGCCGCCCGCGCCCAGGCCGGGATCGATCTCACCATCATCGGCAGCCCCGTCGGCGCCGGTGCGATGGCCCGGGTCCCGGGCATCGACAACTACGCGCAGCCACGGGACCGGCTGCGCGGCTTCCACGCCTGGATGTCAGGCCTGATCGCCAAGTTCCCCGACCAGTTGCGCGGCTATGTGTACGCCAACCCGTTCGGGGACGACGACCACCTCGAAGGTGTGCGGGAGACGCTGCAGGATCCCGCCTTCGTCGGCCTGATCACCACGTCCAGCGTCCACGGGGAGCTGCTCGGCTCCCCGCGCGCCGACTCCTTCTTCGCGCTGGCCGCGGAGGCGGGAGTGCCGGTGCTGGTGCACGCACCGGCGGAACCGGTCGGCACGGAACGGGTCGACGACTTCAGCTTCGTGGAGCAGATCGGCCGCTTCGGCGACCTCACCGTCGGCATGGCCATGATCGCGTTCGCGGGATGGCTGGACAAGTACCCCGGTCTGCGACTGATCGGCGCTACCGGCGGCGGCGCGATGGCGCTGCTGCCGGAGCGCCTGCAGACGGCGGCGCGCCCCCGGCACTGGGCCGGGGGCGCGCCGCCCTCCGGGCGGCCCGCCGACCGGAAGCCCGGCACCGCCCCGCCCGCGGCCGGCGCGGCGAAGCCCGCGTCGCACGGGGCGATGGCGCCGTCGGCCGACCCGATCGCCGCACTGCGGCGCATGTACGTCGACACCAGCCCGTTCAGCGCGGCGCACCTGAGCCTCAACGCGGAGGTCCTCGGGCCCGAACGGATGCTGTTCGGCACCGACTCACCGCCGATGGCGGCGCCGCTGGAGGACTTCGTCCGCATGATCGAGAAGCTGCCGGTGGACAAGGCGTCCCAGCAGCGGATCCTCGGCGGCAACGCCGAGGCCCTCTTCGACCTGAGGAGTCGTCCGTGA
- a CDS encoding NAD(P)-dependent oxidoreductase, whose amino-acid sequence MTRATNGPVAVLGLGLMGSGLATRLLDQGIPVRVWNRTPERAEPLVRSGAFAAAGPAHAVEGTTHTICTVSDGEALSEVLRGTDGMLTKGPYPGTLICASTVAPEEVVQIAGDVPSVLDVGMLGNRDHAREGELRLFAGGEERVFNACRPLLEMLGKEVVHLGALGSGMRMKLLLNLLMGVEVQALAEATELASATGLNRQQVLKTIAGSGFASPVMAFKSKRLASGNFGKPDFRLRLMAKDLMLASKQAAAVGLSLPLATAAAETHVRATEQGLGDEDCAAVTRALTPKPGSST is encoded by the coding sequence ATGACACGTGCGACCAACGGCCCCGTGGCCGTCCTCGGCCTCGGCCTCATGGGCAGCGGGCTGGCCACCCGCCTCCTCGACCAGGGCATACCCGTCCGGGTCTGGAACCGGACCCCGGAGCGGGCCGAACCGCTCGTCAGGTCCGGCGCGTTCGCGGCGGCCGGTCCCGCCCACGCCGTCGAGGGCACGACCCACACCATCTGCACCGTCTCCGACGGCGAGGCCCTCAGCGAGGTGCTGCGCGGGACCGACGGAATGCTGACGAAGGGCCCCTACCCCGGCACCCTGATCTGTGCGAGCACCGTCGCTCCCGAAGAGGTCGTCCAGATCGCCGGCGACGTCCCCTCGGTGCTGGACGTCGGCATGCTCGGCAACCGCGACCACGCCCGCGAGGGCGAGCTGCGGCTGTTCGCCGGCGGTGAGGAACGGGTCTTCAACGCCTGCCGTCCGCTGCTGGAGATGCTGGGCAAGGAGGTCGTCCATCTGGGCGCACTCGGTTCCGGCATGCGGATGAAACTGCTCCTCAACCTCCTGATGGGGGTCGAGGTGCAGGCGCTGGCCGAGGCGACCGAGCTGGCGTCGGCCACCGGGCTCAACCGGCAGCAGGTCCTCAAGACGATCGCGGGCAGCGGCTTCGCCTCCCCGGTGATGGCGTTCAAGTCCAAGCGACTGGCCTCCGGCAACTTCGGCAAGCCGGACTTCAGGCTGCGGCTGATGGCCAAAGACCTCATGCTCGCATCGAAGCAGGCTGCTGCGGTCGGCCTGAGTCTGCCGCTGGCGACCGCCGCAGCCGAGACCCACGTCCGTGCCACCGAGCAGGGACTGGGTGACGAGGACTGCGCCGCGGTCACCCGTGCACTCACACCGAAACCGGGAAGCAGCACATGA
- a CDS encoding antibiotic biosynthesis monooxygenase family protein produces the protein MGTKQKGHSAEQLSVVFTVRVKEGGEQGFLDLYDQIRKSVAKTPGHIVEKLGAPVDDSRQWVITSEWETPEHFFAWQQSEDHNELVAPLRQWVDSTQSLRFRIVKETVGAKS, from the coding sequence ATGGGCACCAAGCAGAAGGGCCATTCGGCCGAGCAGCTGTCCGTCGTTTTCACGGTCCGTGTGAAGGAGGGCGGCGAGCAGGGGTTCCTGGATCTGTACGACCAGATCCGGAAGTCCGTCGCCAAGACCCCCGGCCACATCGTCGAGAAGCTCGGCGCACCCGTGGACGACTCACGTCAGTGGGTGATCACCAGCGAGTGGGAGACACCCGAGCACTTCTTCGCCTGGCAGCAGAGCGAGGACCACAACGAACTGGTGGCTCCGCTGCGCCAGTGGGTCGACTCCACGCAGTCGCTGCGGTTCCGGATCGTCAAGGAGACCGTGGGGGCGAAGTCATGA
- a CDS encoding UTP--glucose-1-phosphate uridylyltransferase: MSPTIRRAVIPAAGLGSRLLPLTKATPKEMLPVGDKPVIEHTVRELVDSGITDITIVVSGGKSLIQDHFRPNPALVAQLREDGKTAYADAVEEVAELARKGHITYLDQYGPYGNGTPVLNAARSFGDEPVLVLWPDDVFVAETPRAQQLIRAYEQTGCPVLALLPMDPAHSQRYGVPVVKEDLGDGQLRITGLVEKPKPQDAPSPYAAIGGYVITPGIVDELREQTRRWYEHRTGEVYLTDAINAYAATRAVYGQVIQGRWYDTGNPADYLVAQMAFALSHPEYGPLLRGLVGELDARGDDTGA, encoded by the coding sequence ATGTCCCCGACGATCCGCAGGGCGGTGATCCCCGCCGCCGGGCTCGGTTCCCGCCTGCTGCCCCTGACCAAGGCGACACCGAAGGAGATGCTTCCGGTCGGCGACAAGCCGGTCATCGAGCACACCGTGCGCGAGCTGGTGGACTCCGGCATCACCGACATCACCATCGTCGTGTCCGGCGGCAAGAGCCTCATCCAGGACCACTTCCGCCCCAATCCCGCCCTCGTCGCGCAGCTGCGCGAGGACGGCAAGACGGCGTACGCGGACGCGGTGGAGGAGGTCGCCGAGCTGGCCCGCAAGGGCCACATCACCTACCTCGACCAGTACGGCCCCTACGGCAACGGCACCCCCGTGCTGAACGCCGCCCGCTCCTTCGGCGACGAGCCCGTACTGGTGCTGTGGCCCGACGACGTGTTCGTGGCCGAGACCCCCCGGGCCCAGCAGCTGATCCGCGCCTACGAGCAGACCGGCTGCCCGGTGCTGGCCCTGCTGCCGATGGACCCCGCCCACTCCCAGCGCTACGGCGTGCCCGTCGTCAAGGAGGACCTGGGCGACGGCCAGCTGCGCATCACCGGCCTGGTCGAGAAGCCGAAACCGCAGGACGCGCCGTCGCCGTACGCGGCCATCGGCGGCTACGTCATCACCCCGGGCATCGTCGACGAACTGCGCGAGCAGACCCGCCGCTGGTACGAACACCGGACCGGCGAGGTGTACCTGACCGACGCCATCAACGCCTACGCCGCCACCCGGGCGGTCTACGGCCAGGTCATCCAGGGCCGTTGGTACGACACCGGCAATCCGGCCGACTACCTCGTCGCCCAGATGGCCTTCGCCCTCTCCCACCCCGAGTACGGGCCCCTGCTGCGCGGCCTGGTCGGTGAACTCGACGCCAGGGGCGACGACACCGGAGCCTGA
- a CDS encoding AMIN-like domain-containing (lipo)protein: MARIRTVWAALALMGTVTAVAATPVQASPLSVAPATACPTGWGSLEKNDSSATTASVTNIRTGRQTCYDRMVVDVPGAGTGLGYTVEYVDRIRQDGSGRPVPVGGGAVLEVRVAAPAYDHETGEATYPGRAGRPLPGVDLTGYRTFKDARFAGSFEGDTQIGLGVRARLPFRVFVLDDRVVVDVAHNWTGTR; the protein is encoded by the coding sequence ATGGCGCGAATCAGGACAGTATGGGCTGCGCTCGCTCTCATGGGCACCGTGACAGCGGTGGCGGCCACCCCGGTCCAGGCCTCCCCGCTCTCCGTCGCACCGGCGACGGCGTGCCCGACAGGCTGGGGCAGCCTGGAGAAGAACGACTCGTCGGCCACGACGGCATCGGTGACGAACATCAGGACCGGCCGCCAGACCTGCTACGACCGCATGGTCGTCGACGTCCCGGGAGCGGGCACCGGTCTCGGCTACACCGTCGAGTACGTCGACCGCATCCGCCAGGACGGATCGGGACGGCCCGTCCCAGTCGGCGGCGGAGCCGTCCTCGAGGTACGGGTGGCGGCGCCCGCCTACGACCACGAGACCGGCGAAGCGACCTACCCCGGCCGGGCGGGCCGTCCGCTGCCCGGCGTGGATCTCACCGGATACCGCACCTTCAAGGACGCCAGGTTCGCCGGCAGCTTCGAGGGCGACACGCAGATCGGCCTCGGAGTGCGCGCGCGGCTGCCGTTCCGGGTGTTCGTGCTCGACGACCGGGTCGTGGTGGACGTGGCCCACAACTGGACCGGCACCCGCTGA
- a CDS encoding M28 family peptidase, whose protein sequence is MTDLRFSLPKSTFRRTTALVAVTLAGLLAASSPTSAEDGAGGAGTAASGEARALAAPDIPLANVKAHLTQFQSIATANGGNRAHGRPGYRASLDYVKAKLDAAGFTTTVQQFTSSGSTGYNLIADWPGGDADRIVMAGAHLDSVSSGAGINDNGSGSAAVLETALAVSRAQLQPTKHLRFAWWGAEELGLVGSRYYVNNLPAADRSKISGYINLDMVGSPNPGYFVYDDDPAIEKVFKDWYAGIGVATEIETEGDGRSDHASFKNVGIPVGGLFTGASRAKTAAQAAKWGGTSGQAFDRCYHSSCDSTTNINDTALDRNSDALAHAIWTLGTEEPLPPGEVYESTGDVAVPDNGAAVTSTLTVSGRTGNAPAALRVGVDIKHTWRGDLVVDLLAPDGTAYRLKSSSSSDSADNVIATYTVDASSETADGNWRLRVQDVAAQDTGYIDSWKLTF, encoded by the coding sequence ATGACCGACCTGAGATTCAGCCTGCCCAAGTCCACCTTCAGACGGACGACCGCTCTGGTCGCCGTCACCCTGGCGGGCCTCCTGGCCGCCAGCTCCCCGACATCGGCCGAGGACGGCGCCGGCGGCGCGGGAACGGCCGCGTCCGGCGAGGCGCGGGCACTGGCCGCGCCCGACATCCCGCTGGCGAACGTCAAGGCGCACCTGACCCAGTTCCAGTCGATCGCCACCGCCAACGGCGGCAACCGGGCGCACGGCCGGCCCGGCTACCGGGCCTCGCTCGACTACGTGAAGGCGAAGCTGGACGCGGCCGGTTTCACCACCACCGTCCAGCAGTTCACCTCCTCCGGCTCGACCGGGTACAACCTGATCGCCGACTGGCCGGGCGGCGACGCCGACCGGATCGTGATGGCCGGCGCGCACCTCGACTCGGTCTCCTCCGGAGCGGGGATCAACGACAACGGCTCCGGCTCCGCCGCCGTGCTGGAGACGGCGCTCGCCGTCTCCCGTGCCCAGCTCCAGCCCACCAAGCACCTGCGGTTCGCCTGGTGGGGCGCCGAGGAGCTGGGACTCGTGGGCTCCCGGTACTACGTCAACAACCTTCCCGCCGCGGACCGTTCGAAGATCTCGGGATACATCAACCTCGACATGGTCGGCTCACCGAACCCGGGCTACTTCGTCTACGACGACGACCCGGCGATCGAGAAGGTCTTCAAGGACTGGTACGCGGGCATCGGCGTCGCGACCGAGATCGAGACGGAGGGCGACGGACGCTCCGACCACGCCTCGTTCAAGAACGTGGGCATTCCGGTGGGAGGTCTGTTCACGGGCGCGAGCAGGGCCAAGACGGCGGCGCAGGCCGCCAAGTGGGGTGGTACCTCCGGCCAGGCCTTCGACCGGTGCTACCACTCGTCCTGCGACTCGACGACGAACATCAACGACACCGCGCTGGACCGCAACAGCGACGCCCTGGCCCATGCGATCTGGACCCTGGGCACCGAGGAGCCGCTGCCGCCCGGTGAGGTGTACGAGAGCACCGGCGACGTCGCCGTCCCGGACAACGGCGCCGCGGTGACCTCGACCCTCACCGTCTCCGGACGTACCGGGAACGCGCCCGCGGCGCTGCGGGTGGGGGTGGACATCAAGCACACCTGGCGCGGTGACCTGGTGGTCGACCTGCTCGCACCGGACGGCACGGCGTACCGCCTGAAGAGCTCCAGCAGTTCGGACTCCGCGGACAACGTGATCGCCACCTACACCGTCGACGCGTCGAGCGAGACGGCCGACGGGAACTGGCGGCTCAGGGTGCAGGACGTGGCCGCTCAGGACACGGGCTACATCGACAGCTGGAAGCTGACCTTCTGA
- a CDS encoding hydrogenase maturation protein, translating into MRILLIASAYNSLTQRVHAELRERGHAVAVEVTPGSDDVRAAVQRHRADLIVAPLLKAVVPREVWSARTCLIVHPGPVGDRGPSSLDWAIHEDVREWGVTVLQADEEMDAGPVWATARFPLPPVGKSDLYRNELSDAAVEAVLLAVERFASGRYVPVDQNSLPRRPHARTRPVLRQETRRISWAEDSTDTVLRALRAADSQPGVLDGLLGGEWFLHGGHPEHRLRGRPGELLATRAGAVCRATVDGAVWIPELRARTGPGVPRACKLPAVTALAGRLSGLPERPAPALTALTPMDDTAWSDIRYLEEGPVGILSFSFPGGAMSTDHCRRLLAAYRAARERPTEVLVLGGARDFFSNGIHLGVIEAAADPAAESWANINAMDDLVEAVLDTTDRLVVGAIGGNAAAGGVMLALAADEVWCRSGSVLNPHYRLMGLYGSEYWTYTLPRRVGRTTAERLTEDALPVTAARARDIGLVDRVVECAPSRFTDEVLLLAARLAASPLTRTRLAAKKTETDRRESDTPLAAVRERELARMRATFFDPDAPYHALRRAFARKERATAHRVAADAASVRLADS; encoded by the coding sequence ATGCGCATCCTGCTCATCGCCAGTGCCTACAACAGCCTCACGCAACGCGTCCACGCCGAACTGCGCGAGCGCGGGCACGCCGTCGCCGTGGAGGTGACCCCCGGCAGCGACGACGTGCGTGCGGCCGTGCAGCGGCACAGGGCCGACCTGATCGTGGCACCCCTGCTCAAGGCGGTCGTGCCGCGCGAGGTGTGGAGTGCGCGGACCTGCCTGATCGTGCACCCCGGGCCGGTCGGCGACCGTGGGCCCTCCTCGCTGGACTGGGCCATCCACGAGGACGTCCGCGAGTGGGGTGTCACCGTGCTCCAGGCCGACGAGGAGATGGACGCCGGCCCGGTGTGGGCGACGGCGCGCTTCCCCCTTCCTCCGGTCGGCAAGAGCGACCTGTACCGCAACGAGCTGTCCGACGCGGCCGTGGAAGCCGTCCTGCTGGCGGTGGAACGATTCGCCTCCGGGCGCTACGTCCCGGTGGACCAGAACTCCCTGCCCAGGCGCCCCCACGCGCGCACCCGGCCCGTGCTGCGCCAGGAGACGCGCCGGATCTCGTGGGCCGAGGACTCCACCGACACGGTGCTGCGCGCCCTGCGCGCCGCCGACTCCCAGCCCGGCGTCCTGGACGGACTGCTCGGCGGAGAATGGTTCCTGCACGGCGGCCACCCGGAGCACCGCCTCAGGGGGCGCCCGGGAGAGCTGCTGGCCACCCGGGCGGGCGCGGTCTGCCGCGCCACGGTGGACGGGGCGGTGTGGATCCCCGAACTGCGGGCGCGCACCGGCCCCGGCGTGCCCCGCGCCTGCAAACTGCCGGCCGTCACCGCCCTGGCCGGCCGGCTGTCCGGTCTGCCCGAGCGGCCCGCCCCGGCACTCACTGCACTCACTCCGATGGACGACACCGCCTGGTCCGACATCAGGTACCTGGAGGAGGGGCCCGTCGGCATACTGTCGTTCTCCTTTCCCGGCGGCGCGATGTCCACCGACCACTGCCGGAGACTGCTGGCCGCCTACCGCGCGGCCCGCGAACGGCCGACCGAGGTGCTGGTCCTCGGCGGGGCGCGCGACTTCTTCTCCAACGGCATCCACCTCGGCGTCATCGAGGCGGCGGCCGACCCCGCCGCCGAGTCCTGGGCCAACATCAACGCGATGGACGACCTGGTCGAGGCCGTCCTCGACACCACCGACCGGCTGGTGGTCGGCGCGATCGGCGGCAACGCCGCGGCCGGCGGGGTGATGCTGGCGCTGGCCGCCGACGAGGTGTGGTGCCGCTCGGGCTCGGTGCTCAACCCGCACTACCGGCTCATGGGCCTGTACGGCTCCGAGTACTGGACGTACACCCTGCCCCGCCGGGTCGGCCGGACCACCGCCGAGCGGCTCACCGAGGACGCCCTGCCCGTCACGGCCGCCAGAGCCCGGGACATCGGCCTGGTCGACCGGGTGGTGGAGTGCGCGCCGTCCCGGTTCACCGACGAGGTCCTGCTGCTGGCCGCCCGGCTGGCGGCCTCCCCGCTCACCCGGACGCGCCTCGCGGCCAAGAAGACCGAGACCGACCGGCGTGAGTCCGACACCCCGCTGGCGGCGGTCCGCGAGCGCGAACTGGCCAGAATGCGTGCCACCTTCTTCGACCCCGACGCGCCGTACCACGCCCTGCGCCGGGCGTTCGCACGCAAGGAACGCGCAACGGCGCATCGCGTCGCTGCGGATGCGGCGTCGGTCAGGTTGGCCGACTCTTAG
- a CDS encoding hydrogenase expression protein HypE, which produces MNAASPTTAQEPGRAGAPGTDEKPIHILWINAGLSCDGDSVALTAAMQPSIEEIVLGALPGLPKIAVHWPLIDFECGPVGGADTFIEWFFKGERGEIDPFVLVVEGSVPNESIKQEGYWCGFGDDPETGQPITTSEWIDRLAPKALAVVAIGTCATYGGIHAMAGNPTGAMGVPDYLGWDWKSEAGIPIVCVPGCPIQPDNFAETLTYLLYQAVGSAPMIPLDDKLRPTWLFGATVHEGCDRAGYYEEGLFATAYDSPQCLVKLGCWGPVVKCNVPKRGWMSGIGGCPNVGGICIACTMPGFPDKFMPFMDEPPGGRLSSTASGAYGAVIRRLRNITARTVDKEPKWRHRGQEITTGYRPPW; this is translated from the coding sequence ATGAACGCAGCATCGCCGACCACGGCTCAGGAGCCGGGCAGGGCCGGCGCACCCGGCACGGACGAGAAGCCGATCCACATCCTCTGGATCAACGCCGGTCTGAGTTGCGACGGCGACTCGGTCGCCCTGACGGCCGCCATGCAGCCCAGCATCGAGGAGATCGTCCTCGGGGCGCTGCCCGGACTGCCCAAGATCGCGGTGCACTGGCCGCTCATCGACTTCGAGTGCGGACCCGTCGGCGGCGCGGACACGTTCATCGAGTGGTTCTTCAAGGGCGAACGCGGTGAGATCGACCCGTTCGTGCTGGTGGTGGAGGGGTCCGTCCCGAACGAGTCGATCAAGCAGGAGGGCTACTGGTGCGGCTTCGGCGACGATCCCGAGACCGGCCAGCCCATCACCACGAGCGAGTGGATCGACCGGCTCGCCCCGAAGGCGCTGGCGGTCGTCGCGATCGGCACCTGCGCGACGTACGGCGGCATCCACGCGATGGCCGGCAACCCGACCGGGGCCATGGGTGTGCCCGACTACCTGGGCTGGGACTGGAAGTCCGAGGCCGGCATCCCCATCGTGTGCGTGCCGGGCTGCCCCATCCAGCCCGACAACTTCGCGGAGACCCTGACGTACCTGCTCTACCAGGCCGTCGGGTCCGCGCCGATGATCCCGCTCGACGACAAGCTGCGCCCCACCTGGCTGTTCGGGGCCACCGTGCACGAGGGTTGCGACCGGGCCGGCTACTACGAGGAAGGCCTGTTCGCGACGGCCTACGACTCGCCGCAGTGCCTGGTCAAACTGGGCTGCTGGGGGCCGGTCGTCAAGTGCAACGTGCCCAAGCGCGGCTGGATGAGCGGCATCGGCGGCTGCCCCAACGTGGGCGGCATCTGTATCGCGTGCACCATGCCCGGCTTCCCCGACAAGTTCATGCCGTTCATGGACGAACCTCCCGGCGGCAGGTTGTCCAGCACGGCCAGCGGCGCGTACGGCGCGGTGATCCGCAGGCTGCGGAACATCACGGCCAGGACCGTGGACAAGGAACCCAAGTGGCGGCACCGCGGCCAGGAGATCACCACCGGCTACCGGCCGCCGTGGTGA
- a CDS encoding nickel-dependent hydrogenase large subunit, whose amino-acid sequence MATSTTTGDGTGLVEMAWDPITRIVGSLGIHTKIDFKQKRVAECYSTSSVFRGYSVFMRGKDPRDAHFITSRICGICGDNHATCSVYAQNMAYGVKPPHLGEWILNLGESAEYMFDHNIFQENLVGVDYCEKMVRETNPGVLELAERTEAPHAAEHGYRTIADIMRSLNPLEGEFYREALQVSRYTREMFCLMEGRHVHPSTLYPGGVGTVASVQLFTDYMSRLMRYVEFMKRVVPLHDDLFDFFYEALPGYEEVGRRRVLLGCWGALNDPEYCDFTYANMTDWGRRMFVTPGVIVDGKLVTNDLTQINLGIRILLGSSYYEDWEGQEQFVTHDPLGNPVDPRHPWNQHTIPAPQKRDFDDKYSWVMSPRWFDGKDHLALDTGGGPIARLWSTALSGLVDVGYVKATGHSVVINLPRTMTKPETTFEWKIPQWSNALERNRARTYFQAYAAAIALHCAEKGLEEVRAGRTQTWEKFEVPDESIGCGFTEAVRGVLSHHMVIRDGKIANYHPYPPTPWNASVRDSYGTPGPYEDAVQNTPIFEENPPENFKGIDIMRAVRSFDPCLPCGVHMYVGGGRTVKSMHVPTGLSGLAG is encoded by the coding sequence ATGGCGACCTCGACGACGACCGGTGACGGCACCGGCCTGGTGGAGATGGCGTGGGACCCGATCACCCGGATCGTGGGCAGCCTCGGCATCCACACGAAGATCGACTTCAAGCAGAAGCGGGTCGCCGAGTGCTACAGCACCTCGTCGGTCTTCCGCGGCTACAGCGTCTTCATGCGCGGCAAGGACCCGCGGGACGCGCACTTCATCACCAGCCGCATCTGCGGCATCTGCGGTGACAACCACGCCACCTGCTCGGTGTACGCGCAGAACATGGCCTACGGGGTGAAGCCGCCGCACCTGGGCGAGTGGATCCTCAACCTCGGCGAGTCCGCCGAGTACATGTTCGACCACAACATCTTCCAGGAGAACCTGGTCGGGGTCGACTACTGCGAGAAGATGGTCCGCGAGACCAACCCGGGCGTCCTCGAACTCGCCGAGCGCACCGAGGCGCCGCACGCCGCCGAGCACGGCTACCGCACGATCGCCGACATCATGCGCTCGCTCAACCCGCTGGAGGGCGAGTTCTACCGCGAGGCCCTCCAGGTCAGCCGGTACACGCGCGAGATGTTCTGCCTCATGGAGGGCCGCCACGTGCACCCCTCCACGCTCTACCCGGGCGGTGTCGGCACGGTCGCCTCCGTGCAGCTCTTCACGGACTACATGAGCCGCCTCATGCGGTACGTCGAGTTCATGAAGCGCGTCGTGCCGCTGCACGACGACCTGTTCGACTTCTTCTACGAGGCACTGCCCGGCTACGAGGAGGTCGGCCGCCGACGCGTCCTGCTCGGCTGCTGGGGCGCGCTCAACGACCCCGAGTACTGCGACTTCACCTACGCCAACATGACGGACTGGGGCCGGCGGATGTTCGTCACCCCCGGCGTGATCGTGGACGGCAAGCTGGTCACCAACGACCTGACGCAGATCAACCTCGGCATCCGCATCCTGCTGGGCAGCTCCTACTACGAGGACTGGGAGGGCCAGGAGCAGTTCGTCACCCACGACCCGCTCGGCAACCCGGTCGACCCGCGCCACCCGTGGAACCAGCACACCATCCCGGCCCCGCAGAAGCGGGACTTCGACGACAAGTACAGCTGGGTGATGTCCCCGCGCTGGTTCGACGGCAAGGACCACCTCGCCCTCGACACCGGCGGCGGCCCCATCGCCCGGCTGTGGTCCACGGCCCTGTCCGGTCTCGTCGACGTCGGCTACGTCAAGGCCACCGGCCACAGCGTGGTCATCAACCTGCCGCGCACCATGACCAAGCCCGAGACCACCTTCGAGTGGAAGATCCCGCAGTGGTCCAACGCGCTGGAGCGCAACCGGGCCCGCACCTACTTCCAGGCGTACGCCGCCGCGATCGCCCTGCACTGCGCGGAGAAGGGCCTGGAGGAGGTCCGCGCCGGACGCACCCAGACCTGGGAGAAGTTCGAGGTCCCGGACGAGAGCATCGGCTGCGGCTTCACCGAGGCCGTCCGCGGCGTCCTCTCCCACCACATGGTGATCCGCGACGGCAAGATCGCCAACTACCACCCGTACCCGCCGACTCCGTGGAACGCCAGTGTCCGCGACTCCTACGGCACCCCGGGCCCGTACGAGGACGCCGTGCAGAACACCCCCATCTTCGAGGAGAACCCCCCGGAGAACTTCAAGGGCATCGACATCATGCGCGCCGTGCGCAGCTTCGACCCCTGTCTGCCGTGCGGGGTCCACATGTACGTCGGCGGCGGACGGACGGTGAAGTCGATGCACGTGCCGACCGGACTGAGCGGCCTCGCCGGATGA
- a CDS encoding DUF5947 family protein, which produces MSAPPAGAGPVRSGPGPRGLRRFTAPRPPAQERCELCSATLADARHRHLVDTEKRALACVCDPCALLLDRSGGSRGRFRTVPGRHLSDPDHRIDDRAWEQLRIPVGVVFFFRNSALGRPVAFYPSPAGATESELDPQAWQSVLERTRLAGLLQPDVEALLLRRRDDRVECFLVPIDICYELVGRMRLRWQGFDGGAEARADLEAFFTHVRDRAGATPGSRS; this is translated from the coding sequence GTGAGCGCGCCGCCGGCCGGTGCGGGGCCCGTCCGGTCCGGCCCCGGTCCCCGGGGCCTGCGCCGCTTCACCGCGCCGCGTCCACCGGCGCAGGAACGCTGCGAGCTGTGCTCGGCGACGCTCGCCGACGCACGGCACCGGCACCTCGTCGACACCGAGAAGCGCGCCCTGGCGTGCGTATGCGACCCCTGCGCCCTCCTGCTGGACCGCTCCGGCGGCAGCCGGGGCCGCTTCCGCACGGTCCCGGGCCGCCACCTGAGCGACCCCGACCATCGCATCGACGACCGGGCCTGGGAGCAGTTGCGCATCCCCGTCGGGGTGGTCTTCTTCTTCCGCAACTCCGCGCTCGGCCGGCCGGTCGCCTTCTACCCCAGCCCCGCTGGGGCGACAGAGAGCGAACTCGACCCGCAGGCCTGGCAGTCCGTCCTGGAGCGCACCCGCCTCGCCGGGCTGCTCCAGCCGGACGTCGAGGCACTGCTGCTGCGCCGCCGGGACGACCGTGTCGAGTGCTTCCTGGTGCCGATCGACATCTGCTACGAACTGGTGGGCCGTATGCGACTGCGCTGGCAGGGCTTCGACGGCGGCGCGGAGGCGCGCGCCGACCTGGAGGCCTTCTTCACCCACGTCCGCGACCGGGCCGGCGCCACGCCGGGGAGCCGGTCATGA